Within Streptomyces sp. NBC_00704, the genomic segment CTGTGGATGACATCTGGGGTTCTCTGTCCCTTTCCGGAACGGCTTTCGGGGTCGACGGCTGCGAGCGACTTCGTAAGGGCCGCGGCTTGAGGCCGGACCGACTGCCGGGGAACGCCGACGCCGCGGGCGGACTGCCCGGACACCGGCGCCCCGGCGGACCGCCTCATGCCGGCCGGCTCAGGCCAGGACGACCTGGAGCTCTTCGTATCCGTTGAGTCCGATGGCGTCCCGGCGCGTCGGGGCGCCCACCACCTCGATACGGCTGAAGCGCTCCAGGAAGGCCGGGAACAGCACCGAGGCCTCCAGCCGGGCCAGGTTCCCGCCCATGCAGAAGTGCGGGCCCGCGCTGAAGGCGAGGTTGGCGCCCTCACTGCGGGTCAGGTCCAGCCTGCCCGGGTCGGTGAACTGGCGCGGGTCGCGGTTGGCCGCGGCCAGCAGCGCGACGACGAGGTTGCCCGCCGGGACGATCTGGTCGCCCAGCGCGGTGTCCTCCTTCATCACCCGACTGGCGGCCGTGATCGGCGTGTTGAAGCGCAGCAGCTCCTCGACCGCCGTCGGCGTGACGGACGCGTCGCGACGCCACAGTTCCAGCTGGTCCGGGTGGTCCAGCAGCGAGATCAGTCCCGCGCTGATGAGGGACGTGGTGGTCTCGAAGCCCGCGACGAAGAGGAACGTCGCCAGCGACATCGTCTCCTCCGGAGAGAGCCGGGCGTTGTCGCCCTCGCGGACCAGCGTCGAGAGCAGGTCCTCGCGCGGGCTTCTGCGGCGCTCGTCGAGGATGCCGTCGAAGTACTCGCGCAGTTCGAGCGCCGCGGCGTCGGCGCGCGTCAGATCCTCCTCGGAGTAGTAGCCGCCCGCCCAGACCCGCGACCAGTTGTTGGCCACGTGGTAGAAGTGCATGCCGTCCTGGTCCGGGACGCCCAGCATCTCGCTGATGACGGCCACCGGGAACGGGCTGGCCAGCGACGTGATGAGGTCCACCGGGGCGCCACCGTGGGCCAGTTCGACCATGTCGTCGAGGTGACGGCGCATCAGGCGCTCGATGCTGGGCCCCAGGGCGCGCACCGCGGCCGGGGTGAACACCCTGCCCGCGAGCCCGCGCACACGGCTGTGGTCCGGGGGGTCGAGCGTGATCAGGGCGTTGAGGTACATGCGCAGCGCCTCGTGCTCCGCCCAGTCCGGACGCATCGTGCTGGCCGCACGCGGGCCGTTGCGGGTCGTGTTGGCGCGCAGGATCGCGGCGGACTCGGCGTAGCCGGTCACGGCCCACAGGCCGAGCGACGGGCTGCGGTACACGCGGTTGGTCTCCATCAGCACGTCGTAGAGGGGGAACGGGTCCGCGGGCTGCGGCGGACTGAACAGTTCGATCACCGCGTCGTCCGGCGTCACGGTGTTCAGCTCGGTCGTCATCGTGGATCTCCCGGGGCAGGTCGGCGCGATGCAGGAGGCGCGCGTCATGGGCAGGTGCGCGGTTGCGCGCGGGCGAGCCCACGCTAGGGCGGGGGTCCGATGCCGAAGTACCCCTATCGTCCCCCTGAGTCGGGACCACTCCCCGTGCCGGTGCCGCGCCTCCGGCACGGGAAGTGGCCTTTCGCCGCAAGCGGCCGCCCAGCGGCACCGCTCAACCGCCGCTGAGTTCCCCGTCGAGGACCGCGAACAGTTCGTCGTCGCTCGCGTCGTCGAGCACCACCGCCTCCTGTTCCGCACGTTCGGCCTCGGTCCCCGTGGTCCGCGACCGCCA encodes:
- a CDS encoding cytochrome P450, which codes for MTTELNTVTPDDAVIELFSPPQPADPFPLYDVLMETNRVYRSPSLGLWAVTGYAESAAILRANTTRNGPRAASTMRPDWAEHEALRMYLNALITLDPPDHSRVRGLAGRVFTPAAVRALGPSIERLMRRHLDDMVELAHGGAPVDLITSLASPFPVAVISEMLGVPDQDGMHFYHVANNWSRVWAGGYYSEEDLTRADAAALELREYFDGILDERRRSPREDLLSTLVREGDNARLSPEETMSLATFLFVAGFETTTSLISAGLISLLDHPDQLELWRRDASVTPTAVEELLRFNTPITAASRVMKEDTALGDQIVPAGNLVVALLAAANRDPRQFTDPGRLDLTRSEGANLAFSAGPHFCMGGNLARLEASVLFPAFLERFSRIEVVGAPTRRDAIGLNGYEELQVVLA